A stretch of Desulfotalea psychrophila LSv54 DNA encodes these proteins:
- a CDS encoding LPD5 domain-containing protein, which produces MADNNIGFPEDLLEAELDFNVPSAEELQARKKEQVNTLLSPERAEKFSFNDPDWEAPPEPELVEQLPLEQQAPEGSNLERGLLSGVDQTQGSIYGATALAADAINKTFNGGNDGFLKDVRNWGYEGFQRNEEEAAENPLDTENFLDIGKNHGVAEDTFDYVTGQLGRLFPTMATAIAGTLTGVGAGAAIAPALGKKIIREAIEAQVKNGVVREVAEEAAEKAIIARGKKIGFNLGTTMGMGALEGGGMYGQEANKHGIDKANPFSAGGFGLLSGASELLSPGAFLLKRLTGATGAGSKAIREVADNFLGGLQKTVKGRLLTHTPASMAGEAVQETLQAFLSKLNEKYNDPSVSLTDKEAIKEYINSAAAGAVGGGLFGSVNAVLPEKYSDRQNKKIKDALADPGTDPAERAGAANAIYNALEEKDRAAAAAWLDHAQEMVTQGLPIDIDAKFAGIGYAGEVTEKIGASGMIGKTLAAGEEKEPVAPGEQVAFPMPNEPFSVELESLRSAALDKNNIKKYEQETGKKLGTLAGNGPLLDIVISKVKNGQSLTRRQQRALEYVTSLSDRGAVGLDTRYQTEGVASHPRQDSIAAFSAELENHLSPEKSVARNPPEQHARRAVDMAVAFSGEKGWERKDFPGRASNPQMISATREGNDYPLVEIENQQYLRALDEMEQEVKGGHVSRNKSLQDGTDVEAGSSYPPWFKQQIVGEYNKKNGTKVRLGQETFNRVLSKIRSGKPLTHAQLERWEYLKTVAEEYNAKNPMVAQSVQFDRLEQEGFQLTDERDLVVGDLKEGDQFVSMQNGVPEVFVHRGRDPETNRLLIEGRNAMGSVLEVDEFDTVPAVAVKTNGKVNVKPAPHERKEFPQAVEKPEQARVDPIKYDRQGFQQVIEKPEMATIDPAKHEREEFPGRVTTPEMVPQVEPQKEDPTHKSSYASIQTSLPGPIAKDIIAFGEKIPEEELYTDPKDPSYGRETAPHITVRYGLKADDTKELQELSTLGPFSVELGRVSIFETDKYDVLKVEIKSAGLVGANEKAGKLASFPGETFPDYQPHATIAYLQKGEGEKYVGDISLSGKTSMVSGLELSARDGSLHPIPLEGGKDTSPAKAKAKKKESAKPAAKSTPKGKEEKIEDFGEKIGGAKKDLYTRSLTDAEHLDTATVPLSKAFPAPNYKKLLADGFSPKIVATVRSIRDEVPAKPGGRSKYKMEEYVKAVESLRQLAIELLRTEAGQGLITEDFWDAMPQEIAGRAELYEIHGHERSLKGITFSKIHWSLYKGRENVDMWMIQQKAPANVYSNFKTLADGETKEKALANFVPVYKALGEKKAVDKKVKFTVYNYRTDPKNIWIGKKVGGSHLDLKSFPNAAEARTYLKEHYDELVKELELRKYTPDHRRKSNEERIGENHRQGKDVSPEMFQEAFNFKGVEFGNWVKASGERQMALNNAFDGLYDLANLLGIPPRAISLNGELSLAFGARGSGGKNAAMAHYEPGKVVINLTRKSGAGSLAHEWWHALDNHFGARDAGAERGGYYMTAEVFAGKNNGGEKVRTEVVAAFNNLMAKINGTKLYERSAELDKKRTKKYWGTEIEMSARSFESYIIEQNRAKGYLNDYLANIVTSDVYMENLLAKLANSIREGDSKEPDSYPYLKEDELKTVGPAFTDLFKTLKSKETEKGTLLYSRSSVTPWPQTLEKATVHTNPSTLRSHPDFKAAKAGDFDAAVRLVESLMKPAKIKELAAKYPDAIVVPVHELEEEGVNFIPVAMADQFGKAGLSAQLSIHQISKTKRRRLKGSSRILARKLFKGPVVKGGKYIILDDMLTQGGTIHELRHYIANNGGEVVAISSLASVQGGTIVGIKETTINQLIRKFGREKLETVLQQFDISGTIEALTNSEGNYVLKYGSVESLRNALIKGESDLRQKTSTRAESEYQNSGLTPATLQAELNKAVGRSTISRMIRTGTLSILSTQKEAQEIIAGLQGEPYYSVRTNPTPLKTKIDIFYSQNGFIQGFTVANKTYLVADSIAQGKGQDVLHHEVGVHLNHLLLADKEFQTLKRSVLRRKNSNTPTGAAIRKAINRVPKDTPLEHYAEEVIAYLVEDTAQIGLVRRFLARVKALLIRFLGAEFVNSLTAADLKAMAGAALRTNQKKNNNDAIRYSHAKIDKEQEPGEKYFHDSVTETGKGYLEKIDQIKNKPSPADMNFMEKILSAPEKFFKKSGATSRMFMAQLERRDEKFSMEEDILQDFVTTFQKAKKEDNATYEQANNYLLDVDQSGNSFKVKRQMAWLVKTPDDTVLGYTDTQLQAYELSAKHLKEQQARGKYKDKVRPNYNTEKSERFHVMDPKGVLLEVFTEEASANAAIIEFEQKSPRVQKLSENSRLLISSFRKMTNRAFDWMVADLRKILSRANEAGLDEPTVALVDESRRWALYKNGKRVAEFGDKVVAQAAGTRHHQLKRQRDNEIRKEMSLAELIAEMGDLRGAYFPRQRQSGGVILWATKEGQPSIMKKYDFYAVDSYALNNETGEIKQGRSASWFIKKLFNTATGFLPFVETLEKDGRNLKKRGYHVEAKKDQSTPESVFDAMQLVSSLDALLQEAVTKGGINDTPAISQEINKLLSMNLAEIFKGRGYLSSRIARSTKYVKGFEEDMLLAGTQYARGLSAGFAKKNAARKMIEALAGRDISFTEFKNGRSADKSWEAYSKFVEKRRLNPTRQKNLYGEAISWMREVLRNEEQVDRVMGTLKGLAVIKFLGFRVSSAAVNATNMVQAVPAIISAETGCGLSKALSVIRRAPVDYGKYLRDSRKAPGEKRLLSDKERQIFLDISARGWDEAQFNQENASVLQSKVGRRWQIFNEYAMKLFGAVEKTNRAVSIYAAYKKLLEQTSLSREEAMHKAKSISDSAHGIYGKATMPAWTRGSYNPAKLLYTFQKFSHNYALNMIDLGLKGNIKESAYMLLSPAVLAGAGASLATPVLAAFAGALGFADGDDPEERFYTWAERTFGGERFLRHGLAGLAGVNLKGSLQLNNPMPRTLAEVFGAPGAIFTDTARGIKHLGRGELSKGAEAMLPTAFGSMSKAVREAAEGVTTGSYSPVYYGTEPLKADGFDATVRFFSFNPARISGIREKQWHEKKVAKRMQERRTEINSLIKKIYLYQKGTPAELFKEISRYNELAHGIGRVDIRPINPGRQIRLVLKRAQRATKLERSRSNE; this is translated from the coding sequence ATGGCAGATAATAATATCGGATTCCCAGAAGATTTACTTGAAGCAGAGCTTGATTTTAATGTTCCTAGCGCAGAAGAGTTGCAAGCCCGGAAAAAAGAGCAGGTTAATACCCTTCTCTCTCCGGAAAGAGCAGAGAAATTTTCGTTTAATGATCCTGATTGGGAAGCTCCCCCGGAACCTGAACTTGTTGAACAACTTCCCCTTGAGCAACAGGCTCCCGAAGGGTCAAACCTCGAGCGTGGTCTTCTGTCGGGGGTAGATCAAACCCAGGGGTCTATTTATGGTGCCACGGCTTTAGCTGCCGACGCGATCAACAAAACTTTTAATGGCGGGAATGATGGATTTTTAAAAGATGTTCGTAATTGGGGCTATGAAGGGTTTCAGCGTAATGAAGAAGAGGCTGCGGAAAACCCTCTTGATACCGAGAATTTTCTTGATATCGGCAAGAATCACGGGGTGGCAGAAGATACCTTTGATTATGTGACAGGTCAATTGGGCAGACTTTTTCCTACCATGGCCACGGCAATCGCCGGTACTCTCACTGGTGTTGGTGCCGGTGCTGCAATTGCCCCTGCCCTTGGTAAAAAAATTATCCGTGAGGCGATTGAGGCCCAGGTAAAAAATGGGGTGGTTAGGGAGGTTGCAGAGGAGGCGGCGGAAAAGGCCATTATCGCCCGTGGTAAGAAGATTGGTTTTAACCTTGGTACGACCATGGGTATGGGTGCTTTAGAGGGCGGTGGAATGTATGGCCAGGAGGCCAATAAACACGGTATTGATAAGGCCAATCCCTTCTCAGCCGGTGGTTTCGGTCTTCTCTCCGGTGCCTCTGAACTACTTTCTCCCGGCGCATTTCTGTTAAAACGACTTACCGGGGCCACGGGTGCTGGTAGTAAGGCGATCCGGGAAGTTGCTGATAATTTTCTTGGCGGTTTGCAGAAAACGGTTAAGGGCAGGTTGCTTACTCATACCCCCGCGTCGATGGCCGGTGAAGCTGTGCAGGAGACTTTGCAGGCGTTTCTCTCTAAACTCAATGAAAAATATAATGACCCCTCTGTCTCGCTTACTGATAAGGAGGCAATCAAGGAGTATATCAACAGCGCGGCGGCAGGGGCGGTAGGTGGTGGGCTGTTTGGCTCGGTTAATGCTGTTCTCCCGGAAAAATATTCTGACAGACAAAATAAGAAGATAAAAGATGCCCTGGCAGATCCGGGGACCGACCCCGCTGAGAGGGCCGGGGCTGCTAATGCCATTTATAACGCCCTGGAAGAGAAGGATCGGGCGGCGGCGGCTGCATGGCTTGACCATGCCCAGGAGATGGTAACACAGGGTTTACCCATTGATATTGATGCCAAGTTTGCCGGAATCGGCTACGCCGGTGAGGTAACCGAAAAAATTGGGGCAAGTGGCATGATTGGTAAGACCCTGGCTGCCGGTGAGGAAAAAGAGCCGGTGGCCCCCGGGGAGCAGGTAGCCTTCCCGATGCCAAACGAACCATTCAGTGTGGAGCTTGAATCTCTGCGCTCTGCTGCCCTTGATAAAAACAATATCAAAAAATATGAGCAGGAAACCGGCAAAAAGCTCGGTACTCTTGCCGGTAACGGCCCTCTTCTGGATATTGTTATCAGTAAGGTAAAAAATGGGCAGAGTCTTACCCGGAGACAGCAGAGGGCATTGGAATATGTCACCTCTCTTTCTGACCGGGGAGCCGTTGGGCTGGATACCCGTTATCAGACAGAGGGTGTTGCGTCCCATCCTCGCCAGGATTCAATTGCTGCCTTCTCCGCTGAGTTAGAGAATCATCTTTCTCCTGAGAAGAGTGTGGCCCGTAACCCTCCCGAACAGCATGCGCGTAGGGCCGTAGATATGGCGGTGGCCTTTAGTGGAGAGAAGGGATGGGAGCGGAAAGATTTTCCTGGGAGAGCTTCTAATCCTCAAATGATTTCAGCGACGAGGGAGGGGAACGATTATCCCCTGGTAGAAATAGAAAACCAACAGTATCTTCGCGCCCTTGACGAGATGGAACAGGAGGTTAAAGGGGGGCATGTTAGCAGAAACAAGAGCCTTCAGGACGGTACTGATGTTGAAGCAGGATCTTCCTACCCACCATGGTTTAAGCAGCAGATTGTTGGTGAGTACAATAAGAAAAATGGCACAAAAGTAAGATTGGGCCAGGAAACATTTAACAGGGTTTTGAGCAAGATTCGTAGCGGCAAGCCCCTTACCCATGCCCAGCTTGAACGGTGGGAATACCTGAAGACGGTGGCCGAGGAATACAATGCAAAAAATCCTATGGTCGCTCAATCGGTGCAGTTTGACAGGTTAGAACAGGAGGGGTTTCAGCTTACCGATGAAAGGGATCTTGTTGTCGGTGATTTGAAGGAGGGCGACCAATTTGTCTCTATGCAAAATGGTGTCCCTGAAGTTTTTGTCCACCGGGGCCGAGATCCCGAGACAAACAGACTTCTTATCGAGGGCAGAAATGCCATGGGTTCGGTTCTGGAAGTTGATGAATTTGATACCGTCCCGGCAGTGGCCGTAAAGACCAATGGTAAGGTAAACGTCAAACCTGCCCCACATGAGCGAAAAGAGTTTCCCCAGGCTGTAGAGAAACCTGAACAGGCAAGGGTTGATCCAATTAAGTATGATCGACAAGGATTCCAGCAAGTTATAGAGAAGCCTGAAATGGCGACCATCGACCCGGCCAAACATGAACGAGAGGAGTTTCCCGGTCGGGTTACTACCCCAGAAATGGTTCCACAGGTGGAACCACAGAAGGAGGATCCGACCCATAAAAGCAGCTACGCCAGTATCCAGACCTCTCTACCCGGCCCTATAGCAAAGGATATTATTGCCTTCGGTGAAAAAATCCCGGAGGAGGAGCTTTATACAGATCCCAAAGACCCTAGCTATGGGCGGGAGACAGCCCCACATATCACGGTAAGATATGGGCTTAAAGCCGACGATACAAAAGAGTTGCAAGAGCTATCTACCCTGGGGCCATTCTCCGTTGAGCTTGGCCGTGTCTCTATTTTTGAAACGGATAAATACGATGTATTGAAGGTGGAGATAAAGAGTGCCGGTCTTGTGGGTGCAAATGAGAAGGCGGGTAAACTGGCCTCTTTCCCAGGAGAAACTTTTCCTGATTATCAGCCCCATGCAACCATCGCCTATCTACAAAAAGGTGAAGGGGAAAAATATGTGGGGGATATCTCTCTTTCGGGAAAAACCTCTATGGTATCAGGCCTGGAACTTTCTGCCAGAGATGGCAGCTTGCACCCTATTCCCCTTGAAGGAGGTAAAGATACATCCCCTGCAAAGGCAAAAGCCAAGAAAAAAGAGTCTGCAAAGCCTGCTGCAAAATCCACACCGAAGGGTAAAGAGGAGAAGATAGAGGATTTTGGGGAGAAGATCGGCGGGGCCAAGAAAGATCTCTATACAAGAAGTCTGACCGATGCAGAACATCTTGATACTGCCACCGTCCCTCTTTCCAAAGCCTTCCCCGCACCCAATTATAAAAAGCTTCTGGCCGATGGGTTCAGCCCTAAAATTGTGGCCACGGTACGGTCTATCCGTGATGAAGTGCCTGCTAAACCTGGCGGTCGCTCGAAATACAAGATGGAGGAGTATGTTAAGGCTGTTGAGTCTTTGCGCCAGTTGGCGATTGAACTTCTCAGAACAGAGGCAGGCCAGGGGCTTATAACAGAAGATTTTTGGGATGCCATGCCACAGGAGATAGCTGGCCGGGCAGAGCTTTATGAGATTCACGGCCATGAAAGATCTCTTAAGGGTATCACCTTCAGCAAAATCCATTGGAGTCTCTATAAGGGCCGGGAAAACGTTGATATGTGGATGATTCAGCAAAAAGCCCCTGCCAACGTATATTCCAATTTCAAGACTCTTGCTGACGGTGAGACAAAAGAAAAAGCACTGGCCAACTTTGTGCCGGTTTATAAAGCCTTGGGAGAGAAAAAGGCAGTGGATAAAAAGGTTAAGTTCACCGTCTATAACTATCGAACCGATCCGAAAAATATCTGGATTGGAAAGAAGGTTGGTGGGTCACATCTCGACCTCAAGAGTTTTCCCAATGCTGCCGAGGCCCGGACATATTTAAAGGAACACTACGACGAGTTGGTTAAAGAGTTGGAGCTTCGTAAATATACCCCTGACCATCGCCGTAAATCAAATGAGGAACGGATAGGGGAGAATCACCGGCAGGGTAAGGATGTTAGCCCAGAGATGTTTCAGGAGGCCTTTAATTTCAAGGGAGTGGAGTTTGGCAATTGGGTTAAGGCCAGCGGTGAAAGACAGATGGCCCTGAACAATGCCTTTGATGGTTTATACGATTTGGCCAACCTGCTTGGTATCCCGCCCAGGGCGATCTCTCTTAATGGTGAACTTAGTCTGGCCTTTGGTGCCCGGGGATCTGGCGGCAAAAATGCTGCTATGGCCCACTATGAGCCCGGCAAGGTTGTTATTAACCTGACCCGAAAAAGCGGGGCCGGGAGTTTGGCCCATGAGTGGTGGCACGCCCTGGATAACCATTTTGGGGCCAGGGATGCCGGTGCTGAGAGGGGGGGGTACTATATGACAGCCGAAGTCTTTGCCGGGAAGAACAATGGAGGCGAGAAGGTCAGGACGGAGGTTGTTGCCGCCTTCAATAATCTAATGGCAAAGATTAATGGGACAAAGCTTTATGAAAGATCCGCTGAACTGGATAAGAAGAGGACGAAAAAATATTGGGGTACTGAGATAGAGATGAGTGCCCGGAGTTTTGAGAGCTATATCATCGAACAGAACAGAGCCAAGGGCTATCTCAATGACTATCTGGCCAATATTGTAACCTCCGATGTTTATATGGAAAATCTGTTGGCAAAGCTGGCCAACTCAATCAGGGAGGGGGACAGCAAGGAGCCTGATTCCTATCCCTACCTGAAGGAAGATGAGTTGAAGACGGTCGGCCCTGCCTTCACCGATCTCTTTAAGACTCTCAAGAGCAAAGAGACTGAGAAGGGCACCCTTCTCTATTCCAGGTCAAGTGTTACCCCGTGGCCACAAACCCTTGAAAAAGCCACGGTTCATACCAATCCGAGCACCCTGCGAAGTCACCCCGATTTTAAGGCGGCCAAGGCTGGTGATTTTGACGCGGCGGTTCGATTGGTAGAGAGCCTAATGAAACCGGCTAAAATTAAGGAGTTGGCGGCAAAATATCCCGATGCCATAGTGGTGCCGGTGCATGAACTAGAGGAAGAGGGGGTTAACTTTATTCCCGTCGCAATGGCGGATCAGTTTGGTAAGGCAGGGCTTTCAGCGCAACTTTCTATTCACCAGATAAGCAAGACCAAAAGGAGGCGGTTAAAAGGTTCTAGCCGTATCCTCGCCAGGAAGCTATTTAAGGGGCCAGTGGTTAAGGGTGGCAAATATATTATCCTGGATGATATGCTTACCCAAGGAGGTACAATTCATGAACTGCGGCACTATATAGCGAACAACGGTGGTGAGGTTGTGGCCATCTCTTCCCTTGCTTCGGTGCAAGGAGGCACTATAGTAGGGATAAAAGAAACTACCATTAACCAACTTATAAGGAAATTCGGTCGTGAAAAACTCGAAACCGTCCTCCAACAATTCGATATCTCAGGAACCATCGAAGCCCTCACCAACTCAGAAGGCAACTATGTCCTCAAATACGGTTCTGTTGAATCCCTCAGAAATGCGCTTATTAAAGGAGAAAGCGATTTACGCCAAAAAACGTCTACAAGAGCGGAATCCGAATATCAAAATAGTGGGTTAACCCCCGCTACCCTTCAAGCAGAACTCAACAAAGCCGTTGGCCGGAGCACCATTTCCCGGATGATCCGTACCGGCACCCTTTCTATTCTTAGCACTCAAAAAGAAGCTCAAGAAATTATCGCCGGTCTGCAAGGTGAACCGTATTATTCTGTTCGAACGAATCCCACCCCCCTAAAGACAAAGATTGATATCTTCTATTCCCAAAATGGCTTTATCCAGGGCTTTACCGTTGCCAACAAAACATACTTGGTAGCTGACAGCATTGCTCAAGGTAAAGGACAGGATGTGCTGCACCATGAGGTGGGGGTGCACCTTAACCATCTCCTTCTTGCGGACAAAGAGTTTCAAACCCTCAAGAGATCCGTATTACGACGTAAAAACAGCAACACCCCAACGGGTGCAGCTATTCGCAAGGCGATAAACAGGGTACCTAAGGATACTCCGCTTGAACATTATGCCGAGGAAGTCATTGCCTATCTTGTTGAAGATACAGCGCAAATTGGCCTAGTACGTCGTTTCCTGGCCAGGGTAAAAGCACTTCTCATAAGATTTTTAGGTGCTGAATTTGTTAATTCATTAACCGCTGCCGACCTCAAAGCCATGGCCGGGGCCGCATTGCGAACTAATCAGAAGAAAAACAATAATGACGCCATCAGATATTCCCATGCCAAAATAGATAAAGAGCAGGAACCTGGTGAAAAATACTTCCATGACAGCGTGACTGAGACCGGCAAAGGTTATCTCGAGAAGATTGATCAGATAAAGAACAAGCCATCTCCTGCTGATATGAACTTCATGGAAAAGATACTTTCGGCTCCTGAGAAGTTTTTTAAAAAGTCAGGGGCGACGAGCCGAATGTTTATGGCTCAGTTGGAACGCCGGGATGAAAAATTTTCCATGGAAGAGGATATTCTACAGGATTTTGTCACCACCTTTCAAAAAGCGAAAAAAGAAGATAACGCTACCTATGAACAGGCAAATAACTATCTGCTCGATGTTGATCAAAGTGGTAACTCTTTCAAGGTGAAGAGACAGATGGCCTGGCTAGTGAAGACTCCCGATGATACGGTTTTAGGGTATACTGATACCCAGCTGCAGGCGTATGAACTCTCCGCAAAACATCTAAAAGAGCAGCAGGCTCGTGGTAAATATAAGGACAAGGTTCGTCCTAATTATAACACGGAAAAATCCGAACGATTTCATGTTATGGATCCTAAAGGCGTTCTCTTGGAAGTTTTTACAGAGGAGGCAAGTGCCAATGCCGCAATAATAGAATTTGAACAGAAATCACCAAGAGTGCAGAAATTATCAGAAAATTCTCGATTACTGATTAGTTCCTTTCGCAAGATGACCAACCGCGCCTTTGATTGGATGGTTGCAGATCTAAGAAAAATACTTTCCCGAGCCAATGAGGCTGGCCTTGATGAACCAACGGTAGCGTTGGTGGATGAGTCACGTCGCTGGGCCCTCTATAAGAATGGTAAGAGAGTTGCCGAATTCGGCGACAAAGTGGTAGCTCAAGCTGCCGGCACTCGACATCACCAACTCAAGAGACAAAGGGATAATGAAATTCGTAAAGAGATGTCGCTAGCCGAGCTGATTGCTGAAATGGGTGATCTGCGTGGAGCATATTTCCCAAGACAGAGACAGTCTGGTGGCGTAATTCTTTGGGCAACCAAAGAGGGACAGCCCTCAATTATGAAGAAGTATGATTTTTATGCAGTGGACTCCTATGCCCTCAACAATGAAACGGGTGAAATTAAGCAGGGGCGATCCGCCTCCTGGTTTATCAAAAAACTTTTTAATACTGCAACAGGATTTCTTCCCTTCGTCGAAACGTTGGAGAAAGATGGACGGAATTTGAAAAAGCGCGGGTACCACGTTGAGGCAAAAAAAGATCAATCCACCCCAGAATCTGTTTTTGATGCCATGCAACTTGTCTCTTCCCTTGACGCTCTACTTCAAGAGGCGGTTACCAAAGGCGGTATCAACGATACTCCCGCAATCTCCCAAGAGATAAATAAACTTCTCAGTATGAATCTTGCAGAAATTTTCAAGGGTCGAGGTTATTTGTCCAGCCGTATCGCTCGTTCAACAAAATATGTAAAAGGTTTTGAAGAGGATATGCTTTTGGCTGGTACCCAATATGCTCGAGGCTTGTCAGCAGGATTTGCCAAGAAAAATGCCGCCAGAAAAATGATAGAGGCCCTCGCTGGTCGCGATATCTCTTTTACTGAATTCAAGAATGGAAGAAGTGCTGATAAAAGTTGGGAGGCCTATAGCAAATTTGTGGAGAAAAGGCGTTTGAATCCTACCAGGCAGAAAAATCTTTATGGGGAGGCCATCTCCTGGATGAGGGAAGTTCTGCGAAACGAAGAGCAAGTAGATCGAGTCATGGGAACCTTGAAGGGACTTGCCGTTATTAAGTTTCTTGGCTTTAGGGTGAGTTCAGCCGCCGTTAACGCCACAAACATGGTTCAGGCTGTGCCTGCAATTATCTCTGCTGAAACGGGTTGCGGGTTATCAAAAGCATTGTCGGTTATCCGCCGAGCGCCCGTGGACTATGGTAAATATTTGCGAGATAGCAGAAAAGCGCCCGGGGAAAAGAGATTATTAAGCGATAAAGAGAGGCAAATCTTTTTAGATATCTCTGCAAGAGGCTGGGATGAAGCCCAGTTTAATCAAGAAAACGCCTCGGTATTGCAATCCAAAGTAGGGCGACGATGGCAAATTTTTAACGAGTATGCCATGAAACTTTTTGGCGCTGTGGAAAAAACCAATCGGGCGGTAAGTATCTATGCTGCCTACAAAAAATTATTAGAGCAGACAAGTCTCTCCCGAGAAGAGGCAATGCATAAGGCAAAGAGTATAAGTGATAGCGCTCATGGGATTTACGGTAAAGCAACCATGCCTGCCTGGACGAGAGGATCCTACAATCCTGCAAAGCTTTTATACACTTTTCAGAAATTCTCTCATAATTATGCACTTAATATGATAGACTTAGGTCTTAAAGGGAATATAAAAGAGTCCGCGTATATGCTTTTATCTCCTGCAGTACTTGCCGGAGCTGGTGCTTCACTTGCAACTCCCGTACTTGCAGCCTTTGCCGGGGCCCTTGGGTTTGCCGATGGAGATGATCCCGAAGAAAGGTTCTACACCTGGGCCGAAAGAACCTTTGGTGGTGAAAGATTCTTACGCCATGGACTTGCAGGCCTTGCTGGTGTGAATCTTAAGGGTTCTTTGCAGTTAAACAATCCTATGCCGAGAACTCTTGCCGAAGTCTTCGGCGCTCCCGGGGCTATTTTTACAGATACAGCCCGAGGCATCAAACACCTTGGCAGAGGGGAACTCTCAAAGGGTGCAGAGGCTATGTTGCCCACTGCCTTTGGCTCTATGTCAAAAGCTGTTCGTGAAGCGGCTGAAGGGGTGACAACCGGCTCCTACAGTCCCGTCTACTATGGTACAGAACCTTTAAAAGCCGATGGATTTGATGCGACGGTTCGCTTTTTTTCTTTTAACCCTGCCCGCATTTCTGGAATCCGAGAAAAGCAGTGGCACGAAAAGAAAGTAGCAAAACGAATGCAAGAGCGACGAACTGAGATAAACAGCCTTATCAAAAAGATCTACCTGTACCAAAAGGGTACTCCTGCAGAACTTTTTAAAGAGATAAGTCGATACAACGAACTTGCCCACGGTATTGGTCGGGTTGACATTCGACCGATAAATCCTGGTCGTCAGATTAGATTAGTTTTGAAAAGAGCCCAGAGGGCAACCAAGCTTGAACGGTCTCGGTCTAATGAGTAG
- a CDS encoding type 2 periplasmic-binding domain-containing protein, producing the protein MGFQKQALQMIIDTNTYFSILDPELAEDQGFTVAPESFDVNKLTLFTVLVDRSSDPEKSGTIRALEQFGLTVEQMVGVNLQQMPVLYHCEFFVLWLQTKTGEGQRYLNRLELLNETGKMAFEDKVYAQCVYYDDGISSFYYVVSPGTDQEETLPIKTKTCLKPAIEIFIIIFDLSQKDNFPIRVNYYYDPTNDMFLSVDEIVWEDYYIAGSNKRLFSKQIELDNNYGTDSLQERVIFSGTSVSIDPAGYAYNSSITTLNQNKFIPAGDCIWFPRDHWHFEYSRLDYTVTKDSVVTYNNAPADVLTVVPGNTLITTRDGWYSDDYTRWTTKTIRTISVNSYMSERSFSSRYETTFEKTNLDNGIPHYTEYNDDIGYYIRTEVPDSYVSGALAVGVGFICKIIWAPSSYTEFITKDEQTKTSEVTIIRGDLQVEARISNRYIRDPDKVWLNVSPTGGLVYPYEFLATRSACEDLISHNDVPGFQAKLLAIIETEIPALYPGKHVSDISIGAYNSKFNQSPT; encoded by the coding sequence ATGGGTTTTCAAAAACAGGCCTTGCAGATGATAATAGATACCAATACATATTTTTCTATTCTTGATCCTGAACTTGCCGAAGATCAAGGATTTACCGTTGCTCCGGAAAGCTTTGATGTGAACAAGCTCACCCTTTTTACTGTTCTGGTAGACAGAAGTTCTGACCCGGAGAAGAGTGGCACCATAAGGGCTTTGGAGCAGTTTGGTTTAACTGTAGAACAGATGGTGGGTGTTAACCTTCAACAGATGCCTGTTCTTTATCATTGTGAATTTTTTGTGTTGTGGCTTCAAACAAAGACAGGGGAAGGGCAAAGATATCTTAACCGTCTTGAGTTGCTTAACGAGACAGGAAAGATGGCTTTTGAAGATAAGGTTTACGCTCAATGTGTTTATTATGACGATGGAATTAGTAGCTTTTATTATGTGGTATCTCCCGGTACAGACCAAGAGGAAACGTTACCCATAAAAACGAAGACATGCTTAAAACCTGCGATTGAGATTTTTATAATCATATTTGATCTGAGCCAAAAAGACAACTTCCCTATTAGGGTTAATTATTATTACGACCCTACAAATGATATGTTTCTCTCTGTAGATGAAATTGTATGGGAAGACTATTATATAGCTGGTTCTAACAAAAGGTTATTCTCTAAACAGATAGAATTAGATAATAATTATGGTACTGATAGTCTTCAGGAGCGTGTGATCTTCTCTGGAACAAGTGTTTCAATTGACCCTGCCGGTTATGCCTACAATTCTTCTATAACAACCTTAAATCAAAACAAATTTATTCCAGCGGGTGATTGTATTTGGTTTCCACGGGATCATTGGCATTTTGAATATTCACGACTTGATTACACTGTTACAAAAGATAGTGTTGTGACATATAACAACGCGCCAGCCGATGTTTTAACGGTTGTGCCCGGGAATACACTAATAACAACGCGAGATGGTTGGTACAGCGATGATTATACTCGTTGGACTACAAAGACGATTAGAACAATAAGCGTTAATAGCTATATGTCAGAAAGGTCTTTTTCTTCTCGTTACGAAACCACCTTTGAGAAAACCAATCTTGATAATGGGATTCCTCACTATACTGAATATAATGATGATATTGGTTATTATATCAGGACTGAAGTACCTGATTCTTATGTTTCTGGTGCATTGGCGGTGGGTGTTGGTTTTATCTGTAAAATTATTTGGGCACCGAGTAGCTACACGGAATTTATTACAAAAGATGAACAAACTAAAACGTCAGAAGTTACAATTATAAGGGGCGATCTACAGGTAGAGGCTCGTATATCGAACAGGTATATAAGAGATCCTGACAAGGTGTGGCTGAATGTCTCTCCTACTGGCGGTTTGGTTTATCCATATGAATTTTTAGCTACTCGTTCAGCTTGTGAAGATTTGATTTCGCACAACGATGTGCCAGGATTTCAAGCAAAATTGCTTGCTATTATAGAAACAGAGATACCTGCGCTTTATCCTGGCAAGCATGTTTCTGATATAAGCATTGGTGCATATAATTCAAAATTTAATCAGTCACCAACGTAA